CCCGTTTTGACCAAATGGGATTGATGATACGTACCGATCATGAAAACTACATCAAAACAGGTGTGGAGTTTGTTGACGGAAAATTTAATGTTAGCACTGTAGTTACGCATGGCAAAAGCGACTGGAGTGTTTTGACGCTCGACAAAGTTCCGCCGTTTATATGGATTAAAGTGGTGCGCCGGCTGGATGCTGTGGAGATATTTTACTCGCTGGATGACAAGAATTATATCATGACGCGTAACGCACCCCTGCAGGACAATAAACCGGTAATGGTGGGTGTAATGGCGGCCAGCCCTGATGGTAACGGCTTTGAAGCGCGCTTTGAAAATTTCAAGGTTAACCACCTGCCCGATCAGCGAAGGTTAGAGTGGCTAAAAGCACATCAATAGTATTTTTAACTGCCGGATATTTAACAGGTCCGGCAGTTAAATTTTTCGTTATTGTGAAAAAGATGTTATATTGCTGCAACAAATCCGGACCTTAGAAATACCAGTTATGAACAAACGATTTTACTTTGCATTTACACTGATTTTCGCGGTGATACTTGTTGGCTGCAGCAA
This genomic interval from Mucilaginibacter defluvii contains the following:
- a CDS encoding DUF1349 domain-containing protein codes for the protein MKKLLFTIALLYGLNQANAQSLEKMQWYNEPERWEIKNNALIMQVTPKSDYWRISHYGFTVDDAPFYYSLYGGEFEAKVKLTGAYKARFDQMGLMIRTDHENYIKTGVEFVDGKFNVSTVVTHGKSDWSVLTLDKVPPFIWIKVVRRLDAVEIFYSLDDKNYIMTRNAPLQDNKPVMVGVMAASPDGNGFEARFENFKVNHLPDQRRLEWLKAHQ